Proteins from one Bactrocera neohumeralis isolate Rockhampton chromosome 3, APGP_CSIRO_Bneo_wtdbg2-racon-allhic-juicebox.fasta_v2, whole genome shotgun sequence genomic window:
- the LOC126752292 gene encoding vacuolar protein sorting-associated protein 54, with product MATTENTGTTTLNSGDDVVEITKGATHIGATKQMSGALTLSTNVTRCWETCYYCPCETFKTSADFVKHLRERHCTREGGSYVCRYGFNGVCPSLPLDGVSDRDYDAHVAKYHVNQLTRELPPEWSVFSAAQNLPAVLNDPSRGKQSNLFTKKWGDNFVEKTYIPHTPRLPEITYADFDKYIAKIGKRYRRHERMCAQQTPAALAESEAKTPTSPTHAVSLSTIPEIFLKEQLNLNHPATFALVFPSIGANTSEENKQSGRVLQEQLSHYLDIVEVKIAHQVSQKSAAFFHAMTSQDAIMAEMKEAASNVRELRASLRTLHQSAVVDSFRVMRFAQRRQNFEETLDKLSLMATVHKTQPMLQLLLGTQDYVAALDLIGTTQEILTQELIGIHCFKHLPMQLNEMEKLIDKMLTTEFERYATADLNRPLCDVLNETESVCAEEDKLVCIVMGLLRKKNFSFVTAYKDEAIVTIRAIIKQLVIEVIASSDAELCLTGAGEEAQSLSISEWIALLKKATVALLTVLQRIRAVTGIMRQTTDAAAGGAVNGGQEGAVNLIDSEAFLTSADHANVTERLDELLVAVCNYCHERCANLVSTQSLERTIATADEIEQLTAIVDEFSAGCEEICGAPSVPLKVAAKVQASRFANHFHTERKRKLALLLDSERWRQVDIPNEFQKIIDRMGAQDFQQPASKSFAESLGATINGHSNSSSNKPQANPVLLVEGKPFSLVSAALLLVQMLSDYCHCATRLPILASYLSRNVVDLLRTFNSRSCQLVIGAGAMRVAGLKTITSTNLALVSRALQLVLWLLPKIKSHFATYDAHAVSGFDSIEKDFHSHIKEIENKIYGIVTERVSMQLEQWDARPPIPSQTFRNISRHLVKLHEAIAPILPELQIHLIYGIVHRNFKDKLREQLLKLNIINNGGPQHGVVTSELTFYMETLRTLKALPAADLGDDILELIWTF from the exons ATGGCCACAACAGAAAACACTGGCACTACAACGCTAAATAGTGGAGATGATGTGGTCGAAATAACGAAAGGTGCCACACATATTGGTGCAACGAAACAGATGTCAGGTGCATTAACGTTATCAACAAATGTGACACGCTGTTGGGAAACATGTTACTATTGCCCGTGTGAAACATTCAAAACTTCAGCCGATTTTGTCAA GCACTTACGTGAGCGGCATTGTACGCGTGAAGGCGGCTCATAtgtatgccgttatggcttcaatgGCGTATGTCCTTCGCTGCCGCTGGATGGTGTGTCCGATCGTGATTACGATGCACATGTTGCTAAATATCATGTGAATCAGCTGACACGTGAGCTACCACCGGAATGGTCCGTATTCTCGGCAGCACAAAATCTACCAGCCGTGCTCAACGATCCATCACGTGGCAAGCAAAGCAATCTCTTCACGAAAAAGTGGGGCGACAATTTCGTTGAGAAAACGTATATACCGCACACGCCACGTTTGCCTGAAATCACATATGCAGATTTCGATAAATACATAGCGAAAATTGGTAAACGTTATAGACGACATGAACGTATGTGTGCGCAACAAACACCGGCCGCTTTGGCGGAAAGTGAAGCTAAAACGCCAACCTCACCAACACACGCAGTCAGCCTTAGCACCATACCGGAGATATTTCTAAAAGAGCAATTGAATCTGAATCATCCAGCAACTTTTGCGCTTGTATTCCCAAGTATTGGTGCCAATACCAGCGAGGAGAATAAACAGTCTGGCCGTGTGCTGCAAGAGCAGTTATCGCATTATTTAGATATTGTTGAGGTGAAAATAGCGCATCAAGTGTCACAGAAATCTGCCGCATTTTTCCATGCCATGACCTCACAAGATGCCATTATGGCTGAGATGAAGGAGGCGGCCAGCAATGTGCGTGAATTGCGTGCTTCATTGCGCACGCTACACCAATCTGCCGTAGTGGACTCATTCCGTGTGATGCGTTTCGCGCAGCGTCGCCAAAACTTTGAGGAAACACTCGATAAGCTCAGCCTTATGGCGACGGTGCATAAAACGCAGCCAATGTTGCAGCTATTGCTGGGCACGCAGGATTATGTGGCAGCGCTGGATCTAAtag GCACCACGCAGGAAATTTTGACGCAAGAGCTCATAGGCATACACTGCTTCAAGCATCTACCCATGCAACTAAACGAAATGGAAAAACTAATCGACAAAATGCTCACAACCGAGTTTGAGCGTTATGCCACTGCGGACCTCAACCGGCCGCTTTGCGATGTGCTCAACGAAACGGAGAGCGTATGCGCGGAGGAGGACAAACTGGTGTGCATAGTGATGGGTTTGCTGCGCAAAAAGAATTTCTCCTTTGTCACGGCGTACAAGGACGAAGCGATTGTAACCATACGTGCCATCATCAAGCAGCTCGTTATCGAGGTGATAGCTTCCAGCGATGCCGAACTATGTCTGACCGGTGCCGGCGAAGAGGCACAGAGTCTCTCGATCAGCGAATGGATTGCGCTGCTAAAGAAGGCCACCGTGGCGCTGCTCACTGTGCTGCAACGTATACGCGCCGTAACGGGCATAATGCGCCAAACAACGGATGCGGCTGCAGGCGGCGCGGTGAATGGCGGGCAAGAGGGCGCTGTCAATCTAATAGACTCGGAAGCATTTCTAACATCAGCAGATCATGCTAATGTAACGGAGCGCTTGGATGAGCTGCTGGTGGCGGTATGCAACTATTGCCATGAGCGTTGCGCGAATCTGGTGTCAACGCAAAGTTTGGAGCGCACCATAGCGACAGCGGATGAGATCGAACAGCTGACCGCAATTGTAGATGAGTTCAGTGCGGGTTGTGAGGAGATTTGTGGCGCACCCAGCGTGCCACTGAAG GTCGCCGCCAAAGTGCAAGCCTCACGCTTCGCCAATCACTTTCACACGGAGCGTAAGCGCAAACTGGCTTTGCTGCTCGATTCGGAGCGTTGGCGGCAGGTCGACATACCCAATGAGTTCCAAAAGATTATCGATCGCATGGGCGCGCAAGACTTCCAGCAGCCGGCGAGCAAATCCTTTGCCGAAAGCCTGGGCGCCACAATAAACGGACACagtaacagcagcagcaacaagccACAAGCAAACCCCGTGCTGCTCGTCGAAGGCAAACCGTTTAGTCTAGTCAGCGCCGCGCTGCTGCTAGTGCAAATGCTCAGCGATTACTGTCACTGCGCCACGCGTCTACCCATACTGGCGAGCTACTTGTCGCGCAACGTTGTCGATTTGCTGCGCACCTTCAATTCACGCTCCTGCCAGCTGGTTATTGGCGCTGGCGCTATGCGCGTAGCCGGCCTCAAAACCATAACCAGCACCAATCTGGCATTGGTGTCGCGCGCGTTGCAACTTGTGCTCTGGCTCCTGCCAAAAATCAAGTCACATTTTGCCACCTACGATGCGCACGCCGTGTCCGGTTTTGATTCGATCGAAAAGGATTTTCACAGTCACatcaaagaaattgaaaataaaatttacggcATCGTCACGGAGCGCGTCTCCATGCAGCTGGAGCAATGGGATGCACGTCCGCCGATACCGTCGCAAACGTTTCGTAATATTTCGCGTCATTTAGTGAAGTTGCACGAGGCGATTGCGCCCATACTACCCGAACTGCAAATACACTTGATCTACGGCATTGTGCATCGCAATTTCAAGGATAAGCTTAGAGAGCAACTGCTCAAATTGAACATCATCAATAATGGGGGACCGCAACATGGCGTGGTGACGTCAGAGCTGACTTTTTATATGGAAACGTTGCGCACGTTGAAGGCGTTGCCAGCAGCTGATTTGGGTGACGACATACTGGAGCTGATATGGAcgttctaa
- the LOC126752058 gene encoding cytoplasmic dynein 2 light intermediate chain 1 gives MKGQILHTSLQFFKRISKMFDKRDNKQAGDKRETIQEIAIKLAEEQLRTLQAESGPKERTVFVLGSRGAGKSTALHKFFEREDNPRPTLALEYSYGRRTSGTQKQVLNVWELGALDNAEQLISVPLRTHGLENFAAIIMLDLSQPKRVWPELERIYQALRSTSSKLLSPDEEQMYRERMADRLKKDHNDLECLELMPFPIVIVGGKYDLFKDFDAELKQHICRCLRSMAHLIGGSVLFYSNKIPKLAKTLRDTISHLGFGSPTHPFRSHVTDSADALSIWFGTDSWDQIGSVGVLSVERIGSLLASEAPQLNEMVKKRSAKSKSHINDPAKDAGFRESIIDEMRAQKDKELQAIIKESQLRGQFETIV, from the exons ATGAAAGGACAAATTTTGCACACGAGCTTACAATTCTTCAagagaatttcaaaaatgtttgacaAACGAGATAACAAACAAGCTGGCGACAAACGTGAGACCATACAAGAAATTGCAATTAAACTAGCCGAGGAGCAATTGCGTACGCTGCAAGCGGAGAGTGGACCTAAGGAACGCACCGTTTTCGTGCTGGGGAGCAGAGGTGCT GGCAAATCCACGGCGCTGCATAAATTCTTCGAGCGCGAGGACAATCCGCGACCCACACTTGCTTTAGAATATTCATACGGTCGACGCACGAGCGGCACGCAAAAACAGGTGCTAAATGTGTGGGAGCTCGGCGCTTTGGACAATGCAGAGCAGTTGATTTCAGTGCCCTTACGCACACATGGCCTTGAGAATTTCGCGGCCATTATAATGTTGGATCTCTCGCAGCCGAAACGCGTTTGGCCGGAATTGGAGCGCATTTATCAGGCGCTACGTAGCACAAGCAGTAAATTGCTGAGCCCAGATGAGGAGCAAATGTATCGCGAGCGCATGGCGGATCGTCTCAAAAAGGATCACAACGATTTGGAGTGTCTCGAGTTGATGCCATTTCCGATAGTTATAGTTGGTGGCAAATATGATTTGTTCAAAGATTTCG ACGCCGAGCTAAAGCAACATATCTGCCGTTGTCTGCGTTCCATGGCACACTTGATAGGCGGTAGCGTACTCTTCTATTCCAATAAAATACCCAAACTTGCGAAAACACTACGCGATACCATAAGTCACTTGGGTTTCGGTAGTCCCACGCATCCATTTCGCTCGCATGTGACCGACAGCGCGGATGCGCTCTCCATTTGGTTCGGCACCGATAGTTGGGATCAGATTGGCAGCGTCGGTGTGCTAAGTGTCGAACGTATTGGCTCTCTACTGGCCAGCGAGGCGCCACAGCTGAATGAAATGGTTAAGAAACGTTCCGCGAAATCGAAATCACATATCAATGATCCCGCCAAGGATGCAGGGTTTCGTGAGAGCATCATCGATGAGATGCGCGCACAGAAGGATAAAGAGTTGCAGGCGATCATCAAGGAATCACAATTACGTGGGCAATTCGAGACGATTGTTTGA